In Catenulispora sp. MAP5-51, a genomic segment contains:
- a CDS encoding GNAT family N-acetyltransferase: MITFRPVDADSDAEIEMLHRWVTHPKAQFWLMQDFYAEQVREEYRRIAEHPHHEALLGLIDGNPAFLAERYDPGRVELVGLYEHEDGDVGMHFLCAPTDTPVHGFTRAVLTAVLAWIFADPDALRVVVEPDVRNTAVQALNAAVGFRVVGPIAKPEKQALLSVCTWHDFQAATTAAVIPRIGAFE; the protein is encoded by the coding sequence ATGATCACATTCCGTCCGGTCGATGCGGACTCCGACGCCGAGATCGAGATGCTGCACCGCTGGGTCACGCATCCCAAGGCGCAGTTCTGGCTGATGCAGGACTTCTATGCCGAACAGGTGCGCGAAGAATACCGACGGATAGCCGAGCATCCACACCACGAAGCGCTCCTCGGGCTGATAGACGGAAATCCGGCGTTCCTGGCCGAACGCTACGACCCCGGCCGGGTCGAGCTGGTCGGCTTGTACGAGCACGAAGACGGCGACGTCGGCATGCACTTCCTGTGCGCGCCGACCGACACGCCGGTCCACGGCTTCACCCGGGCCGTCCTCACCGCCGTGCTGGCATGGATCTTCGCCGATCCGGACGCGCTGCGCGTGGTCGTGGAGCCGGACGTGCGCAACACCGCCGTCCAGGCGCTGAACGCCGCTGTCGGCTTCCGCGTCGTCGGGCCGATCGCCAAGCCCGAGAAGCAGGCGCTGCTGAGCGTCTGCACCTGGCATGACTTCCAGGCCGCGACCACTGCGGCTGTCATTCCGCGCATAGGAGCCTTCGAATGA